One Helicobacter ganmani genomic region harbors:
- a CDS encoding STT3 domain-containing protein encodes MRLKSFLSLAFFVFLLCVLLRLYYPFVLSAYPQYFYNQAPLLNTHDGYFYAQGAKELLKLYQEFQQSFALEFGQSPIWHLPNFLQDFFTLSISSHLPLYKSTSEILSILTAFLTLCLPFNLEQVLFILPAIFGSLIVFPLMALTRNFGAIPCALSGFLSAMSVSYYNRTMFGYYDTDMLIIVLGLSIGVIILRTLRTQKALDFAILFSLSAFSLLYYSHLRYVLLGYLLILLCFFLKDLYNKSSKESPMQWIILGLFFILTLVIFFPKFTWVWIFLGFFLGFFLDILHKTFPIHKILFFLYFLCNLSLLLWKLLPNFLQSHYLSDYLADTTNIGLHYLNVLDSIAEVSNIDFSEFAYRISGGIFWFILAILGYFGLIFKDKRFTLFLPFLALGCFALVQGLRFSFYAVPISALGMGFLFFKIQTILVSFQNRILKSLLLACLVLLVIAPHLWHIRNYVVAPILEASEAEILLSIPAKKGDFALTWWDYGYYVHYFSDLQTFVDGGRHSGIQNFPISLALSTNEERISYNLAKMLLTGETLESHFQTFGIPKTLENLKNKQKWEYSPHALYFILPWRMLEIFPNVMRFSQVDLSNGKPQKLDFFALSLEATKDRIYFKNNIALNPNTGEVTTQDLHFRIFKSIDLKQHTTQIFDTQSSLVAILLPNGKTLLCAKSYLESFYFKGLFFENLDKNLFQKVLKNDKITIYKLL; translated from the coding sequence ATGCGCCTAAAATCCTTTCTTAGTCTAGCATTTTTTGTCTTTTTGCTTTGTGTTTTGCTTCGGCTTTATTATCCTTTTGTGCTTAGTGCCTATCCACAATATTTTTACAATCAAGCCCCTTTGCTCAACACGCACGATGGCTATTTCTACGCACAAGGCGCAAAAGAACTTTTAAAACTTTATCAAGAATTTCAGCAATCTTTTGCTTTGGAGTTTGGGCAATCTCCTATTTGGCATCTTCCAAATTTTTTGCAAGATTTTTTTACTCTTTCTATCTCCTCTCATCTGCCCCTTTATAAATCCACAAGCGAGATTCTTTCTATCTTAACCGCATTCCTCACCCTTTGTCTTCCCTTTAATTTGGAGCAAGTCTTATTCATTCTCCCTGCAATCTTTGGAAGTTTGATTGTTTTTCCCCTTATGGCTTTGACGCGCAACTTCGGAGCAATTCCCTGTGCATTAAGCGGATTTTTAAGTGCAATGAGTGTGAGTTATTATAATCGCACAATGTTTGGTTATTATGATACAGATATGCTTATCATTGTTTTAGGTTTGAGTATTGGAGTGATAATCCTACGCACTCTTAGAACACAAAAAGCATTAGATTTTGCGATTCTATTTTCTTTGAGTGCTTTTTCCCTTTTGTATTATTCCCATTTACGCTATGTTTTATTGGGTTATCTTTTAATTTTATTATGTTTTTTCTTGAAAGACTTATACAACAAATCGTCAAAAGAATCCCCAATGCAATGGATTATTTTAGGTTTATTTTTCATCTTAACTTTAGTGATTTTTTTTCCAAAATTCACTTGGGTTTGGATATTTTTAGGATTCTTTTTAGGGTTTTTCTTGGATATTTTACATAAAACCTTTCCAATCCATAAAATTTTATTTTTTCTTTACTTTTTATGTAATCTAAGCCTTTTGCTGTGGAAATTATTACCCAATTTCTTACAGAGCCATTATTTAAGTGATTATCTTGCCGACACCACAAATATAGGATTGCATTATTTAAATGTTTTGGATTCCATTGCGGAGGTTTCAAATATTGATTTTAGCGAGTTTGCTTATCGCATCAGCGGTGGAATCTTTTGGTTTATTTTGGCAATTTTAGGTTATTTTGGATTGATTTTTAAGGACAAAAGATTCACCCTTTTTCTACCCTTTTTGGCTCTAGGTTGTTTTGCTCTTGTGCAAGGCTTGCGTTTTAGCTTTTATGCTGTGCCAATCTCTGCGCTTGGAATGGGATTTTTGTTTTTTAAGATTCAAACAATTTTAGTGAGTTTTCAAAACAGAATCCTAAAATCTCTTTTGCTTGCTTGTTTGGTTTTGCTTGTGATTGCACCGCATTTGTGGCATATTAGAAATTATGTCGTTGCACCAATTTTGGAAGCAAGCGAAGCAGAGATTCTGCTCTCTATCCCTGCCAAAAAGGGAGACTTTGCGCTCACTTGGTGGGACTATGGCTATTATGTGCATTACTTTAGTGATTTGCAAACCTTTGTAGATGGAGGAAGGCATTCAGGAATACAAAATTTTCCTATTAGCCTCGCGCTTAGCACAAATGAAGAGAGAATAAGCTACAATCTAGCCAAAATGCTTTTAACAGGCGAGACTTTGGAATCTCATTTTCAAACATTTGGGATTCCAAAAACATTAGAAAACCTTAAAAACAAACAAAAATGGGAGTATTCTCCTCACGCACTTTATTTCATTTTGCCTTGGAGAATGCTTGAGATTTTCCCCAATGTTATGCGCTTTTCTCAAGTGGATTTAAGTAATGGAAAGCCTCAAAAACTTGATTTTTTTGCACTTTCTCTTGAAGCAACAAAGGATAGGATTTATTTCAAAAACAATATTGCCTTAAATCCAAACACAGGCGAAGTTACTACACAAGACTTACATTTTAGGATTTTTAAAAGCATAGATTTAAAGCAGCATACAACACAAATCTTTGATACACAAAGCTCACTTGTAGCTATCCTTTTACCCAATGGAAAAACTCTACTTTGTGCGAAATCTTATTTGGAAAGTTTTTATTTTAAAGGTTTATTTTTTGAAAACTTGGATAAAAATTTATTCCAAAAAGTGCTAAAAAATGACAAAATAACCATTTACAAATTATTATAA
- a CDS encoding FeoB-associated Cys-rich membrane protein, translating into METFILGIILVGALLYFGYKLYPKKDKGCGCGCGGGSSKNPRKPQDNA; encoded by the coding sequence ATGGAAACTTTTATTTTAGGAATTATTTTAGTTGGTGCGCTTTTATACTTTGGCTATAAACTTTACCCTAAGAAAGATAAAGGTTGTGGCTGCGGCTGTGGTGGTGGTTCTTCAAAAAATCCTCGCAAACCGCAAGATAACGCATAA
- a CDS encoding glycosyltransferase: MCKNYYKISFYIAKNYQLSNLDKSMKKYPLGILLCATCDSAFVIGALLANIKAKCADKVDIFYLIHDGFSKSDKKALKQIAGTSEVKFEAFTKEDFITKLNTYRKTPINLRNDSFLNRWTHMVYACFEGLKYLQECECVIYLDFDILLLHEIGHLKHLMGDYVLAANRGKNKLKASLPSAPQEFANLEIYRTGIIVFNDTLESPLECYDFIYSQSAKHALNDQAIFSLLIFEKKLKTKVLDNRYCGSVLWRKNQNPILIHAYGSKNRFWNNHLCNQIWQEWNLYYKQWLDASGSPNTKGFIANTTYGYERIRYHLSYKLGYAIIQNYKTLWGCLKLPFILAFIALKHRQEARFYAHIIAKSPHLKLPPLKSYDDYKSAIYEKQTFSYRLGASLIQACKTIHKGGMIEFYKQAKKLQKESREKNAPKILS, translated from the coding sequence ATTTGCAAAAATTATTATAAAATATCTTTTTACATCGCTAAAAACTATCAATTATCAAACTTGGACAAATCAATGAAAAAATACCCATTAGGAATCCTACTTTGCGCGACTTGCGATTCTGCCTTTGTGATTGGTGCGCTTTTAGCTAATATCAAGGCAAAATGTGCCGATAAGGTGGATATTTTCTATTTGATTCACGATGGCTTTAGCAAGAGCGACAAAAAAGCCTTAAAACAAATTGCGGGAACAAGCGAAGTTAAGTTTGAAGCTTTTACAAAAGAGGATTTTATCACCAAACTCAACACCTATCGCAAAACACCCATAAATTTGCGCAATGATTCTTTTTTGAATCGTTGGACACATATGGTTTATGCTTGCTTTGAAGGCTTGAAATACCTACAAGAATGTGAATGCGTCATTTATTTGGATTTTGATATTTTGTTGCTCCACGAAATTGGACATTTGAAGCATTTAATGGGAGATTATGTATTAGCAGCCAATCGCGGCAAAAACAAGCTTAAAGCAAGCCTGCCTTCTGCACCGCAAGAGTTTGCGAATCTTGAAATATATAGAACAGGAATTATTGTTTTTAATGATACTTTAGAAAGCCCGCTAGAATGTTATGATTTTATTTATTCCCAAAGTGCAAAACACGCACTAAACGACCAAGCTATTTTTTCTTTGTTGATTTTTGAAAAAAAATTAAAAACTAAAGTGCTAGATAATCGTTATTGTGGAAGTGTGCTGTGGCGCAAGAATCAAAATCCTATTCTCATTCACGCATATGGTTCAAAGAATCGCTTTTGGAATAATCACCTTTGCAACCAAATCTGGCAAGAATGGAATCTGTATTACAAGCAATGGCTAGATGCAAGCGGAAGCCCAAACACAAAGGGATTCATTGCTAACACAACTTATGGCTATGAGAGGATTCGTTATCATCTCTCCTACAAACTAGGCTATGCAATCATTCAAAACTATAAAACCCTTTGGGGTTGCTTAAAATTGCCTTTTATTCTTGCTTTTATTGCTTTGAAACACAGGCAAGAAGCAAGATTTTATGCGCACATCATTGCTAAATCCCCTCATTTAAAACTCCCTCCTTTGAAATCTTATGATGACTATAAAAGCGCAATCTACGAAAAGCAAACTTTCTCTTATCGTTTGGGTGCAAGCTTAATTCAAGCCTGCAAAACAATCCACAAAGGCGGAATGATAGAATTTTATAAACAAGCCAAAAAACTACAAAAAGAATCGCGGGAAAAGAATGCGCCTAAAATCCTTTCTTAG
- a CDS encoding Cj0069 family protein, with the protein MKKNIVFFEAVGGSDKGADGHRKDTMPMVNALKAKGWNAEVVQLTDEALRDSTKREEIYKKVRDTADGYVSRVNPGNLKEEKLYFDVLRKLCADGLVGMPHPDAMIGYGAKDALTKLADTPLVPSDTYAYYDPAEAKRIGVTFSDKHDFKKTFPKTLAKGERVLKQNRGSTGEGIWRVRLESSSDYNKVESLPLDTKIICTEAKDNHTEERKLGEFMDFCEHYLVGDNGMLVDMTFLPRIKEGEIRILMLYKTPVYVVHKKPAEGGDAFSATLFSGAKYRYDEPKDWQTLVDWFLGQLPQIKSKLGNYDLPLIWTADFILDTDEKGADRYILGEINCSCVGFTSPEEFMAKIAVMVGDNIVEIVSEKKA; encoded by the coding sequence ATGAAAAAGAATATTGTCTTTTTTGAAGCAGTAGGCGGTAGTGACAAAGGTGCAGATGGACACAGAAAAGACACAATGCCAATGGTAAATGCCCTTAAAGCAAAGGGTTGGAATGCAGAAGTTGTGCAACTTACAGATGAAGCGTTACGCGATTCTACAAAAAGAGAGGAAATCTACAAAAAAGTGCGTGATACTGCTGATGGCTATGTTTCTCGTGTAAATCCCGGAAATTTAAAAGAAGAAAAACTTTATTTTGATGTTTTACGCAAACTTTGTGCTGACGGACTTGTGGGTATGCCTCACCCTGACGCAATGATTGGTTATGGCGCAAAAGACGCTTTGACAAAATTAGCAGATACTCCTTTAGTGCCTAGTGATACTTATGCGTATTATGACCCAGCAGAAGCAAAAAGAATCGGGGTAACCTTTAGCGATAAGCACGATTTTAAGAAAACCTTTCCTAAAACTCTAGCAAAAGGCGAAAGGGTTTTAAAGCAAAATCGCGGTTCAACAGGTGAAGGAATTTGGCGCGTGAGACTAGAATCTAGCAGTGATTATAATAAAGTAGAATCCCTCCCATTAGATACAAAAATCATCTGCACAGAGGCAAAAGACAATCACACTGAAGAGCGCAAATTAGGTGAATTTATGGATTTCTGCGAACATTATTTAGTCGGTGACAATGGTATGCTTGTGGATATGACTTTCTTACCACGTATTAAAGAAGGAGAGATTAGAATCCTTATGCTTTACAAAACTCCTGTTTATGTTGTACATAAAAAACCAGCCGAAGGAGGCGACGCGTTTAGTGCAACTCTCTTTAGCGGTGCAAAATATCGCTACGATGAGCCAAAAGATTGGCAAACATTGGTAGATTGGTTCTTAGGACAACTTCCACAAATTAAAAGCAAGTTAGGCAATTACGACTTACCACTCATTTGGACAGCAGATTTTATCTTAGACACAGACGAAAAAGGTGCTGACCGCTATATTTTAGGTGAAATCAACTGCTCTTGTGTAGGCTTTACAAGCCCAGAAGAGTTTATGGCAAAAATTGCGGTAATGGTGGGAGACAATATCGTAGAAATCGTAAGCGAAAAGAAAGCTTAA
- a CDS encoding MarC family protein has protein sequence MFAGIESQLYSLLLIAITIIAVLNPFGNLPQFISMTDDLETTMRQSLFRNILYVAFVIVILFLLTGPFIMTFLFKIDLNHLRIAGGFLLILVSTKGLLLPSHKEMQQHEGLSKSELLNQSIVPMAFPMLVGPGTLSTVVVLSEEKGLILTIFAVVAAFAFMLGLFHFAASIERILGKLVLHVLSRIALVFIMAMGVKMILIGLKAVF, from the coding sequence ATGTTTGCTGGAATAGAATCTCAACTTTATAGCCTTTTGCTTATTGCTATTACAATTATTGCCGTCCTCAATCCTTTTGGCAATCTCCCGCAATTCATCTCTATGACAGACGATTTAGAAACTACAATGCGCCAAAGTCTTTTTCGCAATATCCTCTATGTCGCCTTTGTCATTGTGATTTTATTTTTGCTCACAGGTCCTTTTATTATGACTTTTTTGTTTAAAATAGATTTAAATCATTTGCGCATTGCAGGAGGTTTCTTGCTCATTTTGGTTAGCACAAAGGGATTATTACTACCCTCCCACAAAGAAATGCAACAACACGAAGGCTTAAGCAAAAGTGAATTACTCAATCAAAGCATTGTGCCGATGGCGTTTCCTATGCTTGTAGGTCCAGGGACGCTTTCTACGGTGGTTGTTTTATCAGAAGAAAAGGGGTTAATACTAACAATTTTTGCGGTAGTTGCGGCTTTTGCCTTTATGCTTGGGCTTTTTCATTTTGCGGCTAGCATTGAACGCATATTGGGCAAACTTGTATTACATGTTCTTTCGCGCATTGCACTTGTTTTTATTATGGCGATGGGTGTCAAAATGATTCTCATCGGATTAAAAGCTGTATTTTAA
- the moaC gene encoding cyclic pyranopterin monophosphate synthase MoaC yields the protein MELTHLDKRQNPKMVDVSAKDSTHREAIARGKITMNYEAFCAIKEQKVKKGAVLQTAIIAAIMGAKRTSELIPMCHPLFLTSVKCETIEIANENAFILEVRVKTYGQTGVEMEALMGVNIGLLTIYDMVKAIDKTMVLSEIYLVEKSGGKSGHFVRQ from the coding sequence ATGGAGCTTACGCATTTAGATAAACGACAAAATCCCAAAATGGTTGATGTCTCGGCAAAAGATTCCACACACAGAGAAGCAATCGCAAGGGGCAAAATCACAATGAACTATGAAGCCTTTTGCGCAATTAAAGAACAAAAGGTAAAAAAAGGTGCAGTATTGCAAACAGCAATCATTGCAGCAATTATGGGTGCGAAACGCACAAGTGAGCTGATTCCTATGTGCCACCCACTATTCTTAACAAGTGTTAAATGTGAAACAATAGAAATCGCAAATGAAAATGCGTTTATTTTAGAGGTGCGGGTAAAAACCTATGGACAAACAGGTGTAGAAATGGAAGCCCTAATGGGTGTTAATATCGGTCTCCTTACGATTTATGATATGGTTAAGGCAATAGATAAAACAATGGTTTTAAGCGAGATTTATTTGGTAGAAAAAAGCGGAGGAAAAAGCGGACATTTTGTGCGGCAATGA